A section of the Paenibacillus odorifer genome encodes:
- a CDS encoding YdeI/OmpD-associated family protein: protein MEIENLITVKTREDLRVWLQENCKNEKSCWVLVSMTPNPETLLYLDVVEECLCFGWIDGVKKKISETELAQRLSPRSKKSSWTELNKERVRRLEKLGLMSAEGKRILPDMNPDSFIVDMIIEQRLKEDRQVYENFRAFPPLYKRVRIDTIQSNKHQPDLFKSKLDKFITNTKENKMYGQWHDNGRLLDY, encoded by the coding sequence ATGGAGATTGAAAATCTAATTACAGTAAAAACGAGAGAAGATTTAAGAGTTTGGCTGCAGGAGAATTGTAAGAATGAAAAATCTTGTTGGGTACTCGTTAGTATGACGCCAAACCCAGAAACGTTGCTATATTTGGACGTAGTTGAGGAATGTTTGTGTTTTGGATGGATCGATGGAGTGAAAAAGAAAATTTCGGAAACAGAGCTGGCGCAAAGACTCTCTCCCCGAAGTAAAAAAAGCTCTTGGACTGAATTGAACAAAGAACGGGTCCGCCGCCTCGAAAAGCTGGGGTTAATGAGTGCTGAAGGAAAACGGATACTTCCTGATATGAACCCTGATTCTTTTATAGTAGATATGATTATAGAGCAAAGGCTAAAAGAGGACAGGCAAGTATATGAGAATTTCCGGGCCTTTCCCCCCCTTTATAAAAGAGTTCGGATCGACACGATCCAAAGCAATAAACATCAGCCAGATTTATTTAAGAGTAAATTAGACAAATTCATAACAAACACTAAAGAAAATAAAATGTACGGGCAATGGCATGATAATGGACGTCTGCTAGATTATTAA
- a CDS encoding glycoside hydrolase family 125 protein yields the protein MEQFRLPTISMPKLTLPQAVQEVLNEAEEKLAHRPKLLQLFKNCFPNTLETTTKLMDDGTTFVITGDIPASWLRDSVEQVMHYVPFAKNDPDLQRIIGGLIKRHIEYIHIDPYANAFNETANDWHWSTSDITEMSPWVWERKFEIDSLCFSMRLAYAYWKETGKADIFDAGFKAAMVKIFNLFKTEQRHSELSPYRFTRNNGIPEDTLRNNGLGMPVNYTGMVWSGFRSSDDACDFHYNIPGNMFAVVALRHMQEFAEWVFRDLEFLEQLKALEAEIDHGIQLYGIYRHPKFGPIYAYETDGYGNYCLMDDAGTPGLMSIPYLGYVTAEDEIYQNTRRFALSKENPFYFEGTAAKGIGSPHTPKDYIWHMALSMQGLTASTKEEKLEMLAMLEATDADTGFMHEGFHVDDPNTFTRKWFAWSNSLFSQLVYKTMKEGLL from the coding sequence ATGGAACAATTCCGACTTCCCACCATCTCTATGCCGAAGCTGACGCTTCCTCAAGCGGTTCAAGAAGTATTAAACGAAGCAGAGGAGAAGTTAGCTCATCGGCCGAAGCTATTGCAGCTCTTTAAGAATTGTTTCCCTAATACGCTTGAGACAACGACTAAGCTTATGGATGATGGAACAACGTTTGTGATTACAGGAGATATCCCGGCTTCTTGGTTGCGAGACTCTGTGGAGCAGGTTATGCATTACGTGCCCTTTGCTAAAAACGATCCCGATCTTCAGCGGATTATTGGCGGGTTAATTAAACGTCATATCGAGTATATTCATATCGATCCGTACGCCAATGCGTTTAATGAGACGGCGAATGATTGGCATTGGAGCACTAGCGATATTACGGAAATGTCCCCCTGGGTGTGGGAACGTAAATTCGAGATCGATTCTCTTTGTTTTTCCATGCGTCTGGCTTATGCCTATTGGAAAGAAACCGGAAAGGCTGATATATTCGACGCCGGATTTAAGGCAGCAATGGTCAAAATATTCAACCTGTTCAAAACTGAACAGCGCCATAGTGAATTATCTCCATACCGCTTTACGCGTAACAATGGGATTCCTGAAGATACACTGCGTAATAACGGCCTGGGTATGCCTGTTAATTACACGGGCATGGTCTGGTCCGGGTTCCGCTCGAGCGATGATGCTTGCGACTTCCATTACAACATTCCGGGGAATATGTTCGCTGTTGTTGCATTACGTCATATGCAGGAATTCGCTGAATGGGTATTCCGTGATCTTGAATTTCTGGAACAGCTTAAAGCATTAGAAGCTGAGATTGATCACGGAATTCAATTGTATGGTATTTATCGTCATCCAAAATTCGGTCCAATCTACGCCTACGAGACCGATGGCTATGGCAACTACTGCTTGATGGATGATGCGGGAACACCAGGACTCATGTCGATTCCTTATCTCGGCTATGTTACCGCAGAGGATGAAATTTATCAGAATACGAGACGATTTGCTCTGAGCAAGGAGAATCCTTTTTATTTTGAAGGAACCGCAGCGAAGGGAATCGGCAGTCCGCATACTCCCAAAGACTACATCTGGCATATGGCATTATCGATGCAAGGTTTGACGGCTTCCACTAAGGAGGAAAAGCTGGAGATGCTTGCGATGTTAGAAGCTACAGATGCGGATACTGGCTTTATGCATGAGGGATTCCATGTTGATGATCCGAATACGTTCACTAGAAAATGGTTCGCCTGGTCCAATAGCCTGTTCTCCCAACTTGTCTATAAAACGATGAAGGAAGGACTACTATGA
- a CDS encoding MarR family winged helix-turn-helix transcriptional regulator, which produces MSSHEQPTPEQEQFTLLMRSLGNRTVLYQQNVAASLGLYNNDFLSIDILREKGPITAGELSKLTGLTTGSVTALIDRLEKNGYVRRQNDPNDRRKVIIVPLYENKDDVINTYQPLHTAMVKLAASYTDEELALISQFLGKASAVLEEQIDHLGSTARGKSSS; this is translated from the coding sequence TTGTCAAGCCACGAACAACCTACACCAGAGCAGGAACAATTCACCTTGCTTATGCGCAGTTTGGGAAACCGAACGGTATTGTACCAACAAAATGTAGCCGCCTCACTTGGGTTATACAATAATGATTTCTTATCTATAGATATTCTACGGGAGAAAGGTCCGATCACTGCCGGAGAACTGTCTAAATTAACCGGTCTGACCACCGGAAGTGTTACAGCATTAATAGACCGGCTCGAAAAAAATGGCTATGTCCGCAGACAAAATGACCCGAATGACCGCCGTAAAGTGATTATTGTGCCATTATATGAGAATAAAGATGATGTCATTAATACGTACCAACCGCTCCATACCGCCATGGTTAAGCTCGCAGCTTCTTATACGGATGAAGAGCTCGCCCTTATTTCGCAGTTTTTAGGCAAAGCAAGTGCGGTTCTAGAAGAGCAGATTGATCATCTTGGATCCACTGCGCGCGGCAAATCTTCTTCCTAA
- a CDS encoding alpha-mannosidase: protein MESSNQSIKPQTAHIISHTHWDREWYLPYEKHHVRLVKLVDELLNRLDEDNEFKSFYLDGQTIILDDYLQVRPENQERLQKYITEGRLLIGPWYILQDAFLTSGEANVRNMQIGHQDSKRYGEPSKIGYFPDTFGLVGQTPQLMRQSGINNAFFGRGVKPTGFNNTVSDGGYESSFSELIWEGPDGSKVLGILFANWYSNGNEVPVNEAEAKVFWEKKLADARKFASTGELLFMNGCDHQPAQLDLPEAIETAKRLYPDIEFIHSNFPDYLKAVEGVMDRSNLSTVKGELRSQHTDGWGTLVNTASARVYLKQMNQEGQILLEKVAEPLASFAHLLGKEYPHHLFNYAWKTLMQNHPHDSICGCSVDEVHREMVTRFDKSRHVAETIVEGSKRVIAEAVDTTGFTAYGEDVLPLVAMNMTGWSRTGTVSVELDVARLYLREGFSLEETASRMTGIDLHDRVLVDDQGNDIACQMEDLGLQFGYDLPDDKFRQPYMCRRVRLTFEAVEVPALGLRSYAWVRRADAELPIAAESLLQGDRVLENDVIKVVINDDGSFMLSDKTSGVTYQDLGVYENTGDIGNEYMYKQPEAEQALTTKGLKANICVLENTSFRATIEIKHDWEIPASADDKLDEEQRALVYYPERKAQRSSDTVILKLRTVITLERGGKGLHIETTIDNQAKDHRIRILFPTDLNAVTHRVDSMFEVAERNIEPATEWKNPSNTQHQQAFVDISDGKAGLTVANFGLNEYEVLRDGRNTIAITLLRSVGELGDWGLFPTPEAQCLGEHIVRMELIPHTGEGITSGAYAEAYQFQVPWIVCQTDVHAGVVAPVYTPFDWESKELAFSSLKMNKQTGDLLLRWYNMSQQNTNLSFRSSIPQQYFYKTTILEEASHPVSSDEKEKGSFDLQIGPCEIVTIGIRK from the coding sequence TTGGAAAGTTCAAATCAATCTATTAAACCTCAGACTGCCCATATCATTTCCCATACACACTGGGATCGGGAATGGTATCTTCCCTATGAGAAACATCATGTACGCTTAGTAAAACTGGTTGATGAATTACTGAACCGGTTGGATGAGGATAACGAATTTAAGAGTTTCTATCTGGATGGACAGACGATTATTCTGGATGATTATCTTCAGGTACGTCCCGAAAATCAAGAGCGGCTACAGAAATATATTACGGAAGGTCGCCTTCTAATAGGACCTTGGTATATTTTGCAAGATGCGTTCCTTACTAGTGGGGAGGCCAATGTTCGTAATATGCAGATTGGCCATCAGGATTCGAAGCGTTACGGGGAACCCTCCAAAATCGGTTATTTTCCGGACACCTTTGGTCTAGTCGGCCAGACTCCACAATTAATGCGGCAATCCGGCATCAATAATGCCTTTTTTGGAAGAGGTGTGAAGCCCACTGGATTCAATAATACGGTGTCAGATGGAGGTTACGAATCCTCATTCTCGGAGCTGATTTGGGAAGGTCCTGACGGATCAAAAGTGCTCGGCATCCTATTTGCCAATTGGTATTCTAACGGAAACGAAGTGCCTGTAAATGAAGCAGAAGCCAAAGTGTTCTGGGAGAAAAAGCTGGCAGATGCGCGGAAGTTTGCCTCCACAGGTGAGCTGCTGTTCATGAATGGTTGCGATCATCAGCCGGCTCAACTGGATTTGCCAGAGGCTATCGAAACTGCGAAGCGGTTGTATCCAGATATAGAGTTCATTCATTCGAACTTTCCTGATTACCTTAAGGCCGTAGAGGGTGTAATGGATCGCAGCAATCTGTCGACTGTAAAGGGCGAACTGCGGAGCCAGCATACTGATGGATGGGGTACGTTAGTGAATACCGCGTCTGCGCGTGTCTATTTGAAACAGATGAATCAGGAAGGGCAAATCTTGCTTGAAAAGGTGGCCGAGCCACTTGCTTCGTTCGCACATTTACTGGGCAAAGAGTACCCCCATCATCTGTTCAACTATGCATGGAAGACATTAATGCAGAATCATCCGCATGATAGTATTTGTGGATGCAGCGTGGATGAGGTACACCGTGAGATGGTCACCCGTTTTGACAAAAGCCGTCATGTGGCAGAGACCATTGTTGAGGGTAGTAAACGAGTGATTGCAGAAGCTGTGGATACGACCGGGTTTACAGCATATGGTGAAGACGTGCTTCCACTAGTTGCGATGAATATGACGGGTTGGAGTCGCACGGGTACTGTGAGCGTAGAACTTGATGTGGCGCGTCTATATTTGCGAGAAGGGTTCTCTCTGGAAGAAACGGCTAGCCGTATGACCGGAATTGACTTGCACGATCGTGTGTTAGTAGACGATCAAGGGAATGATATTGCCTGCCAGATGGAGGACTTAGGTCTTCAGTTTGGTTATGATTTGCCAGATGACAAGTTCCGTCAGCCGTATATGTGCCGCCGGGTAAGACTTACCTTTGAAGCCGTAGAAGTTCCTGCGCTGGGTCTTCGTTCATATGCTTGGGTTCGCCGGGCAGATGCAGAACTGCCAATAGCCGCTGAATCTTTGCTACAAGGAGATCGGGTGCTGGAAAATGACGTTATCAAGGTAGTTATTAATGATGATGGTTCGTTTATGCTAAGTGACAAAACTAGTGGCGTGACCTATCAAGATCTTGGCGTATATGAAAACACCGGGGATATCGGCAATGAATATATGTACAAACAGCCAGAGGCCGAACAAGCTCTGACGACTAAAGGACTAAAGGCTAATATTTGTGTACTGGAAAATACATCGTTTCGCGCCACTATAGAAATTAAGCATGACTGGGAGATTCCAGCTTCGGCAGATGATAAACTGGATGAGGAGCAGCGTGCACTGGTTTACTATCCGGAGCGCAAAGCTCAGCGCAGTAGTGACACAGTCATTCTAAAACTTCGTACTGTAATCACCTTGGAGCGGGGCGGAAAGGGATTGCATATCGAAACGACAATAGATAACCAGGCCAAAGATCACCGGATTCGTATACTGTTTCCGACAGATCTGAATGCTGTCACGCATCGTGTAGATTCGATGTTCGAGGTTGCTGAGCGGAATATTGAACCAGCTACAGAATGGAAGAATCCGAGTAACACGCAACATCAGCAAGCCTTTGTTGATATTAGTGATGGGAAGGCGGGTCTAACCGTCGCTAATTTTGGATTAAATGAATATGAAGTGCTGCGAGATGGGCGTAACACTATTGCGATTACACTGCTACGTTCTGTTGGTGAACTTGGTGACTGGGGGCTATTCCCTACTCCAGAAGCGCAGTGTCTTGGAGAGCACATTGTTCGTATGGAGCTAATCCCACACACAGGTGAGGGTATAACTTCTGGTGCTTATGCTGAAGCTTACCAATTCCAGGTTCCGTGGATTGTATGTCAGACAGATGTACATGCAGGCGTGGTTGCGCCGGTGTATACTCCATTCGATTGGGAGAGTAAGGAACTTGCATTTTCTTCACTAAAAATGAACAAGCAGACTGGAGACTTGCTGCTGCGTTGGTATAACATGAGTCAGCAGAACACCAACCTGTCCTTCCGTTCAAGTATTCCACAGCAGTATTTCTATAAAACGACGATCCTAGAAGAGGCGAGCCACCCAGTCTCTAGTGATGAGAAAGAGAAAGGAAGCTTTGACTTACAGATCGGTCCATGCGAAATTGTAACGATTGGTATTAGAAAATAA
- a CDS encoding beta-galactosidase produces MSSPSRPVIIFYDSDFPISSPIPSDAITSMSEFGSIVNENQLAETLRETEGGCFINLHAPYFPKTAWIAILEYLQRGGGLISIGGAPFKQPVRWENGQWHVEAEQTSYHQELYIHEALHVECSRNHSLLASDVIPLLKGQESLFLTSANTWNLVPHTTKTSDLPHQMGSAGPMSTRICPLLKGVTLEGREISAPVVLWENTSGLFAGSRWLFVNTPATASFWEQKGPFAISNWARFCSKGVTEMWVKPNYASYELGERASLTLQIQQLERVRPSMRNEDTWNFTIHVEHESDTSLKWSQSLEMKANAELNMVRLPIPLEISRGLYQIVCEAEASDGEVRILRQGFWGYAPELLAAGNPVTSGRDYFIKDGRPLPVVGMTYMASDVARKFLFLPNVGVWDRDMGQMRKAGINWIRTGIWTAYRNVMQDDGHVSEEVLRAIDAFIMTAKKHDLQVTFTFFSFTPETWGGVNPYLDPQSVEAQKRFIWSIVSRHKDSSNVDWDLINEPSMFDPARIFSDGPSSCHDRFERQAFMEWLQERHGVIDVLQERWNMTPAQLPNFASAGLPEAKEINFDVQDMHSAKRGTRWLDYCLFSMEMHNRWVKQLYDAIKEQCPAQMVTVGQDEGLGAQRPSPFFYEEAVDYTTVHSWWFNDYLVWDGIFAKTPNKPNLIQETGVMYVETPDGRAKRSEQELQNLLERKYAYAFGTAGAGAVHWIWNTNFYMDNANESHIGALRADGTEKPEAGVSYDFGKFIEGIRDIFGDRKLEEIAVVFPYSNDFSNRKLAFAATTELTRILSYELKMSFRGASEYHLDDLEKNPAKLIILPSAHNFADAAMERLLHIVEETGAVLLATGPLGIDAYWRSSDRLSDILGKRELRNVRREEVLMLQGQVLPVSFGHRRIAEVTKETIIQETGGSSTIETVVNLPLGKGRLLWSPLPVELSERRDTTAALYRYAVNAAFVECDLEWISGGDLAGIYGRKLSFATGALFTFVSEYAQDAKIEVKDSATGRTYSFVLEQERSVLFATDSKGDLLGVYRPQEVEIHVN; encoded by the coding sequence ATGAGCAGCCCGAGCAGACCTGTAATCATATTTTATGATTCTGATTTTCCAATTTCCAGTCCCATTCCTAGCGATGCGATTACATCCATGAGTGAGTTCGGATCTATTGTAAATGAGAATCAGCTTGCAGAAACGCTTCGCGAAACGGAAGGCGGCTGTTTCATCAATCTGCATGCACCCTATTTCCCGAAAACGGCCTGGATAGCCATTCTTGAATACCTGCAAAGAGGAGGCGGGCTGATTAGCATTGGAGGCGCACCCTTCAAACAACCTGTTCGTTGGGAAAATGGCCAATGGCATGTGGAAGCGGAGCAGACTTCCTATCATCAGGAGCTGTATATTCATGAGGCACTTCATGTTGAATGCTCACGCAACCATTCATTGCTTGCCTCGGATGTCATTCCTCTGCTTAAGGGTCAAGAATCTCTTTTTCTAACGAGTGCGAATACATGGAACCTCGTGCCACATACGACAAAGACGAGTGATTTACCACATCAAATGGGCTCTGCAGGTCCAATGAGCACACGGATTTGCCCGCTATTAAAAGGAGTTACACTCGAGGGTCGGGAAATTTCTGCGCCAGTAGTTCTTTGGGAGAATACGAGCGGTTTATTTGCAGGCTCACGCTGGCTGTTCGTAAATACACCTGCAACAGCTTCTTTTTGGGAGCAAAAAGGTCCTTTCGCGATATCCAATTGGGCTCGTTTCTGCAGCAAGGGTGTAACGGAAATGTGGGTTAAGCCCAATTACGCGTCTTATGAATTAGGAGAACGTGCTTCCCTAACCCTTCAGATTCAGCAGCTTGAACGAGTGAGACCTTCTATGCGTAATGAAGATACATGGAATTTCACAATTCATGTAGAGCATGAATCAGATACCTCTTTGAAGTGGTCTCAGAGTTTGGAAATGAAGGCGAATGCTGAACTAAACATGGTGCGTCTGCCTATTCCTTTGGAGATAAGTAGGGGCCTCTACCAGATTGTCTGTGAAGCAGAAGCCAGTGATGGTGAGGTTCGCATTCTGCGCCAAGGGTTCTGGGGTTATGCTCCTGAGCTGCTGGCAGCAGGCAATCCGGTAACGAGCGGCAGAGATTATTTTATAAAAGATGGGCGTCCGCTACCAGTGGTCGGCATGACTTATATGGCGAGTGATGTGGCGCGGAAATTTCTATTTCTACCGAACGTGGGAGTTTGGGACCGTGATATGGGCCAGATGCGGAAGGCCGGGATTAACTGGATCCGTACAGGGATCTGGACAGCTTATCGCAATGTGATGCAAGACGATGGACATGTCTCGGAAGAAGTATTGCGGGCGATCGACGCCTTCATCATGACGGCAAAGAAGCATGATCTTCAAGTGACTTTCACGTTCTTCTCCTTCACACCGGAAACGTGGGGAGGGGTAAATCCTTATCTGGACCCACAAAGTGTGGAAGCTCAGAAGCGGTTCATTTGGTCTATTGTATCTCGTCATAAAGATTCTTCGAATGTAGATTGGGATCTTATTAATGAACCGTCGATGTTTGATCCGGCACGTATTTTTTCGGACGGCCCGAGTTCATGCCATGATCGTTTTGAGCGACAAGCCTTTATGGAATGGCTACAAGAAAGACATGGTGTAATCGACGTGCTGCAGGAACGCTGGAATATGACACCTGCACAGCTTCCGAACTTTGCATCTGCAGGGCTGCCAGAAGCAAAAGAGATTAACTTCGACGTACAAGACATGCACAGTGCTAAGAGGGGAACACGCTGGTTGGATTATTGTTTGTTCTCTATGGAGATGCATAACCGTTGGGTGAAACAATTATACGACGCCATTAAGGAGCAATGTCCAGCTCAGATGGTTACGGTTGGTCAGGATGAGGGACTAGGAGCGCAGCGACCTTCGCCGTTCTTCTACGAGGAGGCGGTGGATTACACCACTGTTCATTCCTGGTGGTTTAATGATTATCTGGTGTGGGATGGCATCTTTGCCAAGACGCCTAATAAGCCAAACCTAATTCAGGAGACTGGCGTCATGTATGTAGAAACTCCAGATGGCCGAGCCAAACGTTCAGAACAAGAGCTGCAGAATTTGCTGGAACGCAAGTATGCTTACGCTTTTGGAACGGCAGGTGCGGGGGCTGTTCACTGGATCTGGAATACGAATTTCTATATGGATAATGCGAATGAGTCCCATATCGGAGCACTGAGAGCAGATGGAACCGAGAAGCCTGAGGCAGGCGTATCTTATGATTTCGGGAAGTTTATAGAAGGTATCCGTGATATATTTGGTGATCGGAAATTGGAAGAGATTGCGGTGGTGTTCCCTTATTCGAATGATTTCTCTAATCGGAAGTTGGCTTTTGCTGCTACAACAGAGCTTACCCGCATTCTGTCTTATGAGCTCAAGATGTCTTTTCGGGGGGCTTCCGAATACCATCTAGATGATTTGGAGAAGAACCCTGCGAAACTGATTATACTGCCAAGCGCGCATAACTTCGCTGATGCAGCAATGGAACGGTTGTTACACATTGTTGAAGAGACAGGAGCGGTATTGCTTGCCACTGGACCGTTAGGCATTGATGCCTATTGGCGTTCTTCGGATCGGTTGAGTGATATCCTTGGCAAACGTGAATTGCGTAATGTGCGCCGCGAAGAAGTGCTTATGCTTCAAGGTCAAGTCCTGCCTGTCTCTTTCGGCCACCGCCGGATAGCTGAGGTGACAAAGGAAACGATCATTCAAGAAACTGGTGGAAGTTCAACTATAGAGACTGTCGTGAACCTTCCGCTTGGCAAGGGTCGACTCCTATGGAGCCCACTGCCAGTTGAATTGAGTGAGCGTAGGGATACTACGGCTGCACTTTACCGCTACGCGGTTAATGCTGCTTTTGTGGAATGTGATTTGGAATGGATTAGTGGTGGGGACTTAGCGGGTATCTACGGACGGAAATTGAGCTTTGCTACGGGTGCGCTTTTTACCTTCGTGTCGGAATATGCCCAAGATGCAAAGATCGAGGTGAAGGATTCAGCCACTGGCCGAACCTATTCGTTCGTGTTAGAACAGGAACGTTCTGTTCTCTTTGCTACGGATAGTAAAGGAGACTTGCTTGGTGTTTATCGCCCGCAGGAAGTCGAGATCCATGTAAATTAA
- the uvrA gene encoding excinuclease ABC subunit UvrA: protein MKETIVIKGARENNLKNVSLTIPKYKLVVLTGPSGSGKSTLAMDTLQRECQRQYLDSMGMTSDTISKPKVESIIGLSPSISVGQHVTNRNPRSTVGTVTDIYTFVRFIFSRLGEQVCPSCSGSIPPSFEARGLLIEEDEEMDGQTMGCPHCGAELEKLGMSHFSFNKPEGACEACGGVGSVATINEAAVFNPELSMREGGVASLNGVHRDIQMRILLAAGKHFGFEFDPDQPLKDYGEIQRDLLYYGVESEAFKRHFPNVKPIQGTKFEGVIPGLWRRYKEKEGEAGTQEKDGGFFHEQQCPECLGARLKKEVRLVRVAGVSITEVSDWSLSDIYEWTKGLEAALPAEGLHLLEPILHDMPTRLKRIIDVGLGYLSMNRQTVSLSGGEAQRLRLASLLGSGLTGVLYILDEPTTGLHPRDTVGLIRVLQELRDLGNTVLVIEHDIEMMRAADHIIDMGPGAGLDGGQVVGEGSIEDLMASETSVTGAYLREERHKTAAYVRRKGDGKQITIRQAQYRNIEIPEVTFPLGCLVSVTGVSGSGKSTLVFDILAQGSAKEHEQTGCAEIAGLDQVGNIVIFDQSPMGRMLRSNVATYTDVFTHLRQLFAALPEAKKRKLTSKHFSFNTPGGRCETCQGLGVLTVDMNFLPDLEVKCHVCKGRRFTDEVLQVKYDGYSISDLLDMSVQESLPILKSEAKMAGIIETLCEVGLGYLKWGQSVKTLSGGEGQRIRLAKELSKPSKNHTLYLLDEPTTGLHPSDIRQLHTLLSKLVDTGNTVVVVEHSLELIRESDWVIDIGPEGGVVGGKLVAEGTPEQVAEVRESYTGMFLKRILAEGM, encoded by the coding sequence GTGAAAGAGACTATTGTTATTAAAGGTGCAAGAGAGAATAATCTGAAAAATGTCTCGCTCACGATTCCTAAGTATAAGCTAGTTGTCCTGACAGGACCTTCGGGATCAGGCAAATCGACGCTAGCTATGGATACACTACAGCGGGAATGCCAAAGACAGTATTTGGATTCCATGGGCATGACGTCAGATACGATCAGTAAACCAAAGGTGGAGTCTATTATTGGACTGTCTCCGTCCATTAGTGTTGGACAACATGTCACCAATCGTAATCCCCGTTCGACAGTCGGGACTGTCACTGACATCTATACGTTTGTCCGGTTTATCTTTTCCAGATTAGGCGAGCAGGTTTGCCCTTCCTGTAGTGGCAGCATCCCACCTTCTTTTGAAGCGAGGGGATTGCTGATCGAGGAAGACGAGGAAATGGATGGTCAGACGATGGGTTGTCCACATTGCGGAGCAGAGCTTGAGAAGCTGGGTATGTCCCACTTCTCTTTTAATAAACCGGAGGGAGCTTGTGAAGCCTGCGGTGGTGTTGGATCTGTGGCAACAATAAATGAAGCGGCGGTGTTTAATCCAGAGCTTAGTATGCGTGAGGGTGGGGTTGCCTCGCTGAATGGTGTTCATCGTGATATACAGATGCGTATATTATTGGCCGCTGGCAAGCATTTTGGCTTTGAGTTTGACCCGGATCAGCCCTTAAAAGATTACGGTGAAATTCAGCGCGACTTGTTGTATTACGGAGTGGAAAGTGAGGCGTTTAAGCGCCATTTTCCCAATGTTAAGCCGATTCAAGGCACCAAATTTGAAGGCGTCATTCCTGGTTTGTGGCGGCGTTACAAGGAGAAGGAAGGAGAAGCTGGTACACAGGAAAAAGACGGCGGATTTTTTCATGAGCAGCAATGCCCGGAATGTCTTGGCGCTCGTCTGAAAAAAGAAGTTCGTCTCGTACGGGTAGCTGGCGTATCGATTACGGAGGTATCGGATTGGTCATTAAGCGATATTTACGAGTGGACGAAAGGCTTAGAGGCGGCTTTGCCCGCCGAGGGACTTCATCTGCTTGAACCCATCCTTCACGATATGCCTACCCGACTAAAACGGATTATCGATGTTGGTCTAGGTTATCTTTCTATGAACCGTCAGACGGTCTCCCTATCTGGTGGAGAGGCACAGCGGCTGCGCCTTGCCTCATTGCTGGGGTCAGGTCTGACTGGAGTGTTATACATTCTAGATGAACCGACGACCGGGCTTCATCCGCGGGATACTGTTGGCCTCATTCGTGTGCTTCAGGAGTTACGCGATTTGGGGAATACGGTGCTCGTTATCGAGCATGATATTGAGATGATGCGCGCTGCCGATCATATTATTGATATGGGTCCGGGTGCTGGTCTGGACGGCGGGCAAGTTGTTGGCGAGGGCAGCATTGAGGACTTGATGGCAAGCGAGACTTCTGTTACGGGAGCCTATCTTAGAGAAGAGCGTCATAAGACTGCTGCATATGTTCGCCGGAAAGGTGACGGAAAACAGATCACCATCCGACAGGCTCAATACCGGAACATTGAGATCCCGGAGGTTACATTTCCTCTAGGTTGTCTAGTTTCTGTAACTGGGGTTTCGGGTTCAGGCAAGTCGACGCTAGTCTTTGATATTCTTGCGCAAGGTAGTGCGAAAGAACATGAGCAAACAGGCTGTGCGGAGATTGCAGGCTTAGATCAGGTTGGAAATATAGTGATTTTTGACCAATCGCCCATGGGGAGGATGTTGCGTTCTAATGTAGCGACATATACAGATGTTTTCACACATCTGCGCCAGCTGTTTGCTGCATTGCCGGAGGCGAAAAAAAGAAAACTGACCTCCAAGCATTTTTCCTTTAACACACCGGGTGGACGCTGCGAAACCTGTCAGGGTCTTGGGGTGCTGACTGTAGACATGAATTTCTTACCCGATTTGGAGGTTAAATGCCACGTTTGCAAGGGGAGAAGATTTACGGATGAGGTTCTCCAGGTGAAATATGATGGATATTCCATCTCGGATCTGCTGGACATGTCCGTGCAGGAAAGCTTGCCAATTCTTAAGTCGGAAGCCAAAATGGCGGGGATAATCGAGACGTTGTGTGAGGTGGGTCTCGGTTACCTTAAATGGGGACAATCTGTCAAAACCTTATCTGGTGGTGAAGGGCAACGGATTAGACTGGCTAAAGAGTTGAGCAAACCTTCCAAAAACCATACCCTCTATCTGCTCGACGAACCAACAACAGGCCTTCATCCGTCAGACATCAGGCAGCTCCATACCTTATTGAGCAAATTGGTTGATACGGGAAATACGGTCGTGGTTGTGGAGCACAGCTTAGAGTTGATTCGGGAGTCCGACTGGGTGATTGACATTGGCCCTGAAGGTGGCGTTGTGGGTGGTAAGCTTGTAGCTGAAGGCACACCGGAGCAGGTTGCTGAAGTGCGGGAATCCTACACAGGGATGTTCCTGAAACGGATTCTGGCTGAGGGGATGTAA